One Trachemys scripta elegans isolate TJP31775 chromosome 4, CAS_Tse_1.0, whole genome shotgun sequence genomic region harbors:
- the PPP1CA gene encoding serine/threonine-protein phosphatase PP1-alpha catalytic subunit: MRSEGEKLNLDSIIGRLLEVQGSRPGKNVQLTESEIRGLCLKSREIFLSQPILLELEAPLKICGDIHGQYYDLLRLFEYGGFPPESNYLFLGDYVDRGKQSLETICLLLAYKIKYPENFFLLRGNHECASINRIYGFYDECKRRYNIKLWKTFTDCFNCLPIAAIVDEKIFCGHGGLSPDLQSMEQIRRIMRPTDVPDQGLLCDLLWSDPDKDVQGWGENDRGVSFTFGSEVVAKFLHKHDLDLICRAHQVVEDGYEFFAKRQLVTLFSAPNYCGEFDNAGAMMSVDETLMCSFQILKPADKNKGKYGQFSGLNPGGRPVTPPRNSAKAKK; this comes from the exons Atgagg TCGGAGGGCGAGAAACTCAACTTGGACTCCATCATCGGGCGGCTGCTGGAAG TGCAAGGCTCCCGACCTGGCAAGAATGTGCAGTTGACGGAGAGTGAGATCAGGGGCCTCTGCCTCAAGTCGCGGGAGATCTTCCTGAGCCAGCCCATTCTGCTGGAGCTGGAGGCACCGCTGAAGATCTGCG GTGACATCCATGGCCAGTACTATGACCTTCTGCGGCTCTTTGAGTACGGGGGCTTCCCACCTGAGAGCAACTACCTCTTCCTGGGCGACTATGTGGACCGGGGGAAGCAGTCGCTGGAGACCATCTGCCTTCTGCTGGCCTACAAGATTAAGTACCCTGAGAACTTCTTCCTGCTGCGTGGCAATCACGAGTGTGCCAGCATCAACCGCATCTACGGCTTCTATGATGAGT GCAAGAGGCGCTACAACATCAAGCTGTGGAAGACATTCACCGACTGCTTCAACTGCCTGCCCATCGCCGCTATTGTGGACGAGAAGATCTTCTGCGGCCATGGAG gacTCTCACCAGACCTGCAGTCGATGGAGCAGATCCGCAGGATCATGCGCCCCACGGACGTGCCGGATCAGGGCCTGCTGTGCGACCTCCTCTGGTCCGACCCCGACAAGGAtgtccagggctggggcgagaATGATCGCGGCGTCTCCTTCACCTTCGGCTCTGAGGTGGTCGCCAAGTTCCTGCACAAACACGACCTGGACCTTATCTGTCGGGCACATCAG gtggTGGAGGATGGTTATGAGTTTTTTGCCAAGCGCCAGCTGGTGACACTCTTCTCAGCCCCCAACTACTGCGGCGAGTTTGACAACGCGGGCGCCATGATGAGTGTGGATGAGACACTCATGTGCTCCTTCCAg ATCCTGAAACCGGCTGACAAGAACAAGGGCAAGTATGGGCAGTTCAGCGGCCTGAACCCCGGCGGCCGCCCTGTCACACCCCCGCGCAACTCGGCCAAGGCCAAGAAGTAA
- the RAD9A gene encoding cell cycle checkpoint control protein RAD9A isoform X1, translating into MRCLVTGGNVKVLGKAVHSLSRIGDELYVDPTEDGLSLRAVNSSRSAYACFLFTPLFFQLYEEGSPDPDGEPFRCKVFMKSFLGVFRSLPSLEKMVEKCLISLNPRASRLVVQLHCKYGVTKTHNLSFQECELLQAVFDKELCANTLRAPARVLVDAVVHFPVTLAEVTLGVSPAGKVSFRNYLDEETEPSRTMVTELCLSEDEFQDVQVQQQSHVTFCLKEFRGLLSFAESSNLPLNIHFDSPGRPAIFTLSDPLLEVHLVLATLSDPNSSSQVCSTTLQARPANGAFPMATPDDDFMGDDIDSYMIAMETTCEEGPGLPSSPTFPQRRPHPGAALESESSTMESDLEGAVPGTPPQKKFRSLFFGSVLTQSQVGTRPGPSQDVLAEDSEGES; encoded by the exons ATGAGGTGCCTTGTTACCGGGGGCAATGTCAAAG tcCTAGGGAAGGCCGTGCACTCTCTGTCCCGCATCGGAGACGAGCTCTACGTAGACCCCACAGAGGATGGG CTCTCCCTGCGTGCTGTGAACTCTTCCCGCTCAGCCTACGCCTGCTTCCTGTTCACCCCGCTCTTCTTCCAGCTTTACGAGGAGGGGAGCCCGGACCCTGATGGGGAGCCTTTCCGCTGCAAGGTCTTCATGAAG tccTTCCTGGGCGTGTTCCGCTCACTGCCCTCCCTAGAGAAGATGGTGGAGAAGTGTTTGATTTCCCTGAATCCCCGGGCCAGCCGGCTGGTCGTGCAGCTGCACTGCAAGTACG GAGTCACCAAGACCCACAACCTGTCATTCCAAGAGTGCGAATTGCTACAGGCTGTTTTCGACAAGGAGCTGTGCGCCAACACGCTGCGCGCCCCTGCCCG GGTGCTGGTGGACGCTGTGGTCCATTTCCCAGTGACGCTGGCCGAGGTGACGCTGGGGGTCAGCCCTGCTGGGAAGGTGAGCTTTCGCAATTACCTGGATGAGGAGACAG AGCCGAGCAGGACAATGGTGACTGAGCTGTGCCTCTCCGAGGACGAGTTCCAGGATGTCCAGGTGCAGCAGCAGTCCCATGTCACCTTCTGCCTCAAGGAATTCCGG GGTCTCCTGAGCTTCGCCGAGTCCTCCAACCTGCCCCTCAACATCCACTTCGACTCCCCTGGCAG GCCGGCCATCTTCACTCTGTCGGACCCCCTGCTGGAAGTGCACCTGGTTCTAGCCACCCTGTCAGACCCCAACAGCAGCTCACAAGTCTGCTCCACAACCTTGCAGGCCCGGCCAGCCAATGG TGCCTTTCCCATGGCTACCCCTGATGATGACTTCATGGGTGATGACATTGATTCCTACATGATTGCCATGGAGACCACATGTGAGGAGGGGCCAGGgctgccctccagccccacctTTCCCCAGAGACGCCCCCATCCGGGCGCTGCCCTGGAGTCAGAGAGCAGCACCATGGAGAGCGACCTGGAGGGGGCTGTGCCAGGGACACCCCCACAGAAAAAG TTCCGCTCCTTGTTCTTTGGGTCGGTGCTGACCCAGTCTCAGGTTGGGACCCGTCCAGGGCCCAGCCAGGATGTGCTGGCCGAGGACAGCGAGGGAGAGTCCTGA
- the RAD9A gene encoding cell cycle checkpoint control protein RAD9A isoform X3: MKSFLGVFRSLPSLEKMVEKCLISLNPRASRLVVQLHCKYGVTKTHNLSFQECELLQAVFDKELCANTLRAPARVLVDAVVHFPVTLAEVTLGVSPAGKVSFRNYLDEETEPSRTMVTELCLSEDEFQDVQVQQQSHVTFCLKEFRGLLSFAESSNLPLNIHFDSPGRPAIFTLSDPLLEVHLVLATLSDPNSSSQVCSTTLQARPANGAFPMATPDDDFMGDDIDSYMIAMETTCEEGPGLPSSPTFPQRRPHPGAALESESSTMESDLEGAVPGTPPQKKFRSLFFGSVLTQSQVGTRPGPSQDVLAEDSEGES; this comes from the exons ATGAAG tccTTCCTGGGCGTGTTCCGCTCACTGCCCTCCCTAGAGAAGATGGTGGAGAAGTGTTTGATTTCCCTGAATCCCCGGGCCAGCCGGCTGGTCGTGCAGCTGCACTGCAAGTACG GAGTCACCAAGACCCACAACCTGTCATTCCAAGAGTGCGAATTGCTACAGGCTGTTTTCGACAAGGAGCTGTGCGCCAACACGCTGCGCGCCCCTGCCCG GGTGCTGGTGGACGCTGTGGTCCATTTCCCAGTGACGCTGGCCGAGGTGACGCTGGGGGTCAGCCCTGCTGGGAAGGTGAGCTTTCGCAATTACCTGGATGAGGAGACAG AGCCGAGCAGGACAATGGTGACTGAGCTGTGCCTCTCCGAGGACGAGTTCCAGGATGTCCAGGTGCAGCAGCAGTCCCATGTCACCTTCTGCCTCAAGGAATTCCGG GGTCTCCTGAGCTTCGCCGAGTCCTCCAACCTGCCCCTCAACATCCACTTCGACTCCCCTGGCAG GCCGGCCATCTTCACTCTGTCGGACCCCCTGCTGGAAGTGCACCTGGTTCTAGCCACCCTGTCAGACCCCAACAGCAGCTCACAAGTCTGCTCCACAACCTTGCAGGCCCGGCCAGCCAATGG TGCCTTTCCCATGGCTACCCCTGATGATGACTTCATGGGTGATGACATTGATTCCTACATGATTGCCATGGAGACCACATGTGAGGAGGGGCCAGGgctgccctccagccccacctTTCCCCAGAGACGCCCCCATCCGGGCGCTGCCCTGGAGTCAGAGAGCAGCACCATGGAGAGCGACCTGGAGGGGGCTGTGCCAGGGACACCCCCACAGAAAAAG TTCCGCTCCTTGTTCTTTGGGTCGGTGCTGACCCAGTCTCAGGTTGGGACCCGTCCAGGGCCCAGCCAGGATGTGCTGGCCGAGGACAGCGAGGGAGAGTCCTGA
- the RAD9A gene encoding cell cycle checkpoint control protein RAD9A isoform X2, with amino-acid sequence MSKLSLRAVNSSRSAYACFLFTPLFFQLYEEGSPDPDGEPFRCKVFMKSFLGVFRSLPSLEKMVEKCLISLNPRASRLVVQLHCKYGVTKTHNLSFQECELLQAVFDKELCANTLRAPARVLVDAVVHFPVTLAEVTLGVSPAGKVSFRNYLDEETEPSRTMVTELCLSEDEFQDVQVQQQSHVTFCLKEFRGLLSFAESSNLPLNIHFDSPGRPAIFTLSDPLLEVHLVLATLSDPNSSSQVCSTTLQARPANGAFPMATPDDDFMGDDIDSYMIAMETTCEEGPGLPSSPTFPQRRPHPGAALESESSTMESDLEGAVPGTPPQKKFRSLFFGSVLTQSQVGTRPGPSQDVLAEDSEGES; translated from the exons ATGTCAAAG CTCTCCCTGCGTGCTGTGAACTCTTCCCGCTCAGCCTACGCCTGCTTCCTGTTCACCCCGCTCTTCTTCCAGCTTTACGAGGAGGGGAGCCCGGACCCTGATGGGGAGCCTTTCCGCTGCAAGGTCTTCATGAAG tccTTCCTGGGCGTGTTCCGCTCACTGCCCTCCCTAGAGAAGATGGTGGAGAAGTGTTTGATTTCCCTGAATCCCCGGGCCAGCCGGCTGGTCGTGCAGCTGCACTGCAAGTACG GAGTCACCAAGACCCACAACCTGTCATTCCAAGAGTGCGAATTGCTACAGGCTGTTTTCGACAAGGAGCTGTGCGCCAACACGCTGCGCGCCCCTGCCCG GGTGCTGGTGGACGCTGTGGTCCATTTCCCAGTGACGCTGGCCGAGGTGACGCTGGGGGTCAGCCCTGCTGGGAAGGTGAGCTTTCGCAATTACCTGGATGAGGAGACAG AGCCGAGCAGGACAATGGTGACTGAGCTGTGCCTCTCCGAGGACGAGTTCCAGGATGTCCAGGTGCAGCAGCAGTCCCATGTCACCTTCTGCCTCAAGGAATTCCGG GGTCTCCTGAGCTTCGCCGAGTCCTCCAACCTGCCCCTCAACATCCACTTCGACTCCCCTGGCAG GCCGGCCATCTTCACTCTGTCGGACCCCCTGCTGGAAGTGCACCTGGTTCTAGCCACCCTGTCAGACCCCAACAGCAGCTCACAAGTCTGCTCCACAACCTTGCAGGCCCGGCCAGCCAATGG TGCCTTTCCCATGGCTACCCCTGATGATGACTTCATGGGTGATGACATTGATTCCTACATGATTGCCATGGAGACCACATGTGAGGAGGGGCCAGGgctgccctccagccccacctTTCCCCAGAGACGCCCCCATCCGGGCGCTGCCCTGGAGTCAGAGAGCAGCACCATGGAGAGCGACCTGGAGGGGGCTGTGCCAGGGACACCCCCACAGAAAAAG TTCCGCTCCTTGTTCTTTGGGTCGGTGCTGACCCAGTCTCAGGTTGGGACCCGTCCAGGGCCCAGCCAGGATGTGCTGGCCGAGGACAGCGAGGGAGAGTCCTGA